Proteins from a genomic interval of Mesobacillus sp. S13:
- a CDS encoding ABC transporter substrate-binding protein encodes MKKLNALLFALMLLIGALAGCGSNAEQSNAKETKNTETVQQAEVKFPVTITDGTGQEVTIESKPEKIVSLIPSNTEIAYGLGLEEQIVGVSDFDNFPEEVGEKEKIGGMEFNLEKIISMKPDLVLAHASSAHSSEAGLQQLKDTGITVLIVNDAKTFDEVYESISMIGTASGEKEKADAMIADMKKKIEEIKTKAKEIKEEDRKSVFVEVSPAPEVYAAGKNTFIDEMLQIIHAENTVTEEGWPKLDSEAIIKSNPEVIITTHGYYTPEPVKNVTSREGWDKITAVKENRVFDVHSDKVTRTGPRLTEGVEELAKAVYPDVFK; translated from the coding sequence ATGAAGAAGTTAAATGCGTTATTATTTGCTTTAATGTTATTAATTGGTGCTTTGGCAGGTTGCGGCAGCAATGCTGAGCAGTCAAATGCTAAGGAGACAAAGAACACTGAAACTGTCCAGCAGGCAGAAGTGAAGTTCCCTGTCACTATTACGGATGGAACAGGGCAGGAAGTGACCATAGAATCGAAACCGGAAAAAATAGTTTCCCTGATTCCGAGCAATACGGAAATCGCCTATGGATTGGGTCTGGAAGAACAGATTGTCGGAGTTTCTGATTTTGATAATTTCCCTGAAGAAGTGGGGGAGAAAGAGAAGATTGGCGGCATGGAGTTCAATCTCGAGAAAATCATTTCTATGAAGCCTGATTTGGTTCTTGCCCATGCTTCTAGTGCACATTCGTCTGAAGCTGGACTTCAGCAGCTTAAAGACACTGGAATTACAGTGCTGATCGTGAATGATGCGAAAACGTTCGATGAAGTATATGAATCAATCAGCATGATTGGTACAGCGTCAGGCGAAAAGGAAAAAGCCGATGCTATGATCGCAGACATGAAGAAGAAAATAGAAGAGATCAAGACAAAGGCAAAGGAAATAAAAGAAGAGGACAGAAAGTCGGTATTCGTAGAGGTTTCGCCTGCACCTGAAGTTTATGCTGCTGGAAAAAATACCTTCATTGACGAAATGCTGCAGATCATTCATGCAGAAAACACCGTTACAGAAGAGGGATGGCCAAAGCTGGATTCCGAGGCAATCATAAAAAGCAATCCTGAGGTGATCATCACGACCCATGGTTACTATACACCTGAGCCGGTGAAAAATGTTACAAGCCGTGAAGGCTGGGACAAGATTACGGCGGTCAAGGAAAACCGTGTTTTCGATGTTCATTCCGACAAGGTGACAAGAACAGGCCCAAGGCTGACAGAAGGAGTAGAAGAGCTTGCAAAAGCGGTTTACCCGGATGTTTTTAAATAA
- a CDS encoding bifunctional adenosylcobinamide kinase/adenosylcobinamide-phosphate guanylyltransferase, with the protein MAGQSSLIFISGGVRSGKSRFAEILAGKLEAEYSGQLHYVAAGQPSDHEMKERILRHQQDRELSGLKWRTWEIPRNLSPLSTVLTKNDIVLLDCLTTLLNNEFFHEDGHWVNDDFTEMIVTKILNQLNQVAQQAKAFIVVSNEVLGDAIDDDELVFTYAKVLGLLHQALVKEADYAYLVESGVPIVMKGEGSP; encoded by the coding sequence ATGGCTGGACAGTCGTCTTTAATTTTTATCAGCGGTGGTGTCCGCAGCGGCAAGAGCCGGTTTGCTGAAATTCTTGCGGGTAAATTGGAAGCTGAATATTCCGGCCAGCTGCATTATGTCGCTGCAGGGCAGCCAAGCGATCATGAAATGAAAGAGAGAATCTTGCGCCACCAACAGGACCGTGAACTCAGCGGGTTGAAATGGAGAACCTGGGAAATCCCGAGAAACCTTTCCCCGCTTTCAACGGTTCTGACGAAAAATGATATCGTCCTCTTGGATTGCCTGACCACGCTATTGAATAATGAGTTTTTTCATGAAGATGGTCATTGGGTCAATGATGATTTTACCGAAATGATCGTAACAAAGATTTTGAATCAACTGAATCAAGTGGCTCAACAAGCAAAAGCATTTATTGTTGTCAGCAATGAAGTCCTTGGTGATGCAATAGACGATGATGAGCTTGTCTTTACTTATGCTAAGGTGCTGGGTTTGCTTCATCAAGCTCTTGTAAAAGAGGCGGATTATGCTTATTTAGTTGAATCTGGGGTGCCGATCGTGATGAAAGGAGAGGGTTCGCCATGA
- the cbiB gene encoding adenosylcobinamide-phosphate synthase CbiB yields the protein MILNHLIALTLAVIFDWFVGDPPDWPHPVKWMGTLIFKLDRGLNRGSGRKAKGIAMVAAVLLTVGGVAVLVTSLSYYLHPLVGILMEAVMIAAAIAQKSLKEAGLSVYHPLAENDLGKARHKLSWIVGRDTEQLQEPEIVRAAVETVAENTSDGITAPLFWAMIGGAPLALLYRAINTCDSMVGYKNDQYLDFGWASAKLDDLVNWVPSRITSVCMIVANRPFYTTRMAAWKLVRRDAKKHPSPNSGWGEAAVAIILGVQLGGINHYKGIISERATMGEALVFLEKNHILAVNKIVTGTVPLFLAILWLGGILFEMAYSWCQSTLFI from the coding sequence ATGATTCTGAACCACCTTATCGCCCTGACACTTGCTGTCATCTTTGATTGGTTCGTTGGGGATCCGCCAGACTGGCCTCATCCGGTGAAATGGATGGGAACTCTCATCTTCAAGTTAGACAGGGGATTGAATAGAGGCAGCGGCAGAAAAGCTAAAGGAATTGCCATGGTCGCTGCCGTCCTGCTGACAGTCGGAGGCGTCGCTGTCCTGGTCACATCATTGTCTTATTACCTTCATCCATTAGTGGGAATCCTCATGGAAGCCGTGATGATTGCGGCTGCCATTGCGCAAAAAAGCCTGAAGGAAGCCGGGTTATCAGTCTATCATCCACTTGCAGAAAATGATTTGGGAAAGGCGAGGCATAAGCTTAGCTGGATAGTTGGACGGGACACAGAGCAGCTCCAGGAACCTGAAATTGTCCGTGCTGCTGTCGAAACGGTAGCCGAAAACACGAGCGATGGCATTACCGCTCCTCTTTTCTGGGCAATGATTGGCGGAGCTCCGCTGGCGCTCTTGTATCGGGCCATCAATACCTGTGACTCGATGGTTGGTTATAAAAACGATCAATATTTAGATTTTGGCTGGGCATCAGCGAAGCTGGATGATCTGGTCAACTGGGTGCCAAGCCGGATAACATCAGTTTGTATGATCGTTGCGAATCGTCCGTTTTATACGACAAGAATGGCCGCGTGGAAGTTGGTCAGGCGCGATGCCAAAAAGCACCCTAGCCCAAACAGCGGATGGGGAGAAGCTGCTGTGGCAATCATACTCGGAGTCCAGCTCGGAGGCATCAATCATTATAAAGGGATCATTTCGGAGCGGGCAACGATGGGCGAAGCACTAGTTTTCCTTGAGAAAAATCATATTCTAGCAGTTAACAAAATTGTCACAGGTACTGTTCCACTTTTTTTAGCCATCCTGTGGCTTGGGGGGATTCTATTTGAAATGGCCTACTCATGGTGCCAATCCACACTATTTATATGA
- the shc gene encoding squalene--hopene cyclase has product MRHRVMKEMDRIAAQLIQDQSDDGAWRYPFETGIATDCSMIILLRTLEINDEEFIEELVKRIAGQQQEDGSWKLFHDQEKGNLTSTVEAYYALLYSGYRDRTDKDMQAARRFIMANGGASEVHMFLKILLALTGQCEWPHLPINIEVMLIPDSFPINLFDLSVYGRANIIPFLILANTNFRKRTPRSPDLSDLFQNKEVRFFTEDQEEETRSLIKWIKQGIQGMKYHGNLRELALYRAEKYMLDRIEPDGTYLNYFSTTSLMIFALLARGYHTTHPVITRAVQGLKAMTCRIDGELHCQYTTATVWNTTLISYALQESGIPYSSSTVQKANQYILSRQHLKYGDWAIHEPDVLPGGWGFADLNTFHPDIDDTTAALRAIRTLATEQVDCRQAWDRGVNWLISMQNKDGGWAAFEKNVDKKVLNLLPIEGGKDLLIDPSTVDLTGRTLEFFGNYTNLDEHHPMIKDGVRWLLRHQNSDGSWVGRWGVYIYGTWAAVSGMIAVGVSPKHPAIQKALTWLRKIQNPDGGWGESCKSDIKNLYVPLGESTRTHTAWALDTLISAATGVTPEIENGAAFLAERKEKDWTSAYPKGRGMAGSFYINYHCYEYVFPLLALAHYQKLAGGELLTDK; this is encoded by the coding sequence ATGAGGCATCGTGTAATGAAGGAAATGGACAGAATCGCTGCTCAGTTAATTCAGGACCAATCAGACGACGGTGCCTGGCGTTATCCTTTCGAGACCGGGATCGCAACGGACTGCAGTATGATTATCTTATTGCGGACATTGGAGATAAATGACGAGGAGTTCATTGAAGAATTGGTAAAACGAATCGCCGGACAACAGCAGGAAGATGGCTCATGGAAACTGTTTCATGACCAGGAAAAAGGAAATCTGACCTCCACTGTGGAAGCGTATTATGCTCTTCTCTATTCTGGTTACCGCGATCGAACAGACAAGGATATGCAGGCTGCCAGGAGGTTTATCATGGCGAACGGCGGGGCCTCGGAAGTCCATATGTTTTTGAAAATCTTGTTGGCCTTAACTGGACAATGTGAGTGGCCGCACCTCCCCATTAATATTGAAGTGATGCTTATACCCGACTCCTTCCCTATCAATCTTTTTGACCTCTCCGTTTACGGCAGAGCCAACATTATCCCTTTTTTGATTCTCGCCAATACGAATTTTCGTAAGAGAACGCCCCGGTCGCCCGATCTCTCCGATTTGTTTCAAAACAAAGAAGTTCGTTTCTTTACAGAGGATCAAGAAGAAGAGACCCGCTCGCTGATCAAATGGATCAAACAAGGCATCCAGGGGATGAAATACCATGGAAACCTTCGCGAATTGGCATTATATCGTGCCGAAAAATACATGCTGGACAGAATCGAACCGGACGGCACGTATTTAAATTATTTCAGCACAACTTCCCTTATGATTTTTGCCTTACTGGCGAGAGGCTATCATACTACCCATCCAGTGATTACCCGTGCAGTGCAAGGGTTAAAAGCAATGACCTGCCGTATTGACGGAGAACTCCACTGCCAGTACACGACGGCTACAGTCTGGAATACGACATTGATTAGTTATGCTCTGCAAGAATCCGGTATTCCCTATTCATCCAGCACTGTCCAAAAGGCAAATCAATACATTCTCTCTCGCCAGCATCTCAAATACGGAGATTGGGCGATTCATGAGCCTGACGTATTACCAGGAGGCTGGGGATTTGCAGACTTGAACACTTTCCACCCAGATATTGACGACACTACCGCTGCACTGAGGGCGATCCGTACTTTGGCCACAGAACAAGTGGATTGCCGGCAGGCTTGGGATCGAGGAGTAAATTGGCTCATTTCCATGCAAAACAAGGACGGAGGCTGGGCCGCATTCGAAAAGAATGTGGATAAGAAAGTGTTGAACTTGTTACCGATAGAGGGCGGAAAGGATTTATTGATTGATCCATCCACGGTTGATTTAACAGGGAGGACTTTAGAGTTCTTCGGCAACTATACAAACTTGGATGAACACCATCCGATGATAAAAGATGGAGTTCGCTGGCTGTTGCGGCATCAGAACTCAGATGGTTCCTGGGTGGGGCGTTGGGGCGTGTATATATATGGCACATGGGCGGCTGTATCGGGAATGATTGCCGTTGGGGTTTCCCCGAAACATCCAGCTATTCAAAAAGCGCTAACTTGGCTGCGGAAAATCCAGAATCCTGACGGCGGCTGGGGAGAATCATGTAAAAGTGATATCAAAAATCTTTATGTGCCGTTGGGCGAAAGTACCCGGACTCATACTGCCTGGGCTCTTGACACACTCATCTCAGCGGCCACCGGTGTTACGCCGGAAATCGAAAACGGTGCAGCATTTTTAGCGGAGCGGAAGGAAAAAGATTGGACGTCAGCCTACCCAAAAGGAAGAGGAATGGCAGGCTCCTTTTATATCAATTACCATTGTTATGAATATGTTTTTCCATTGCTTGCCCTGGCCCATTATCAAAAATTAGCTGGTGGAGAGCTCCTGACTGATAAATAA
- a CDS encoding adenosylcobinamide amidohydrolase, producing MQKRFTRMFLNNTMGSHILRTSIKTKSHTKGALQETSLFPAASPNDAISVEIGERHLQMREGFIALNSPIPLRTMSSGVVGAGTGWHSSFVNRHVDKSYDCSDHREEMIHYLKEKGFKPEGTVGMMTAVMLEDVCFKHYQEEGFSVFIVVTAGTGNAVDASKSSEYYSYDMSPGTINIWLFVNGVLTEEAFIQSMMTATEAKTKALHDLEIRDKLSGTVATGTSTDSIMVASSQQGQKLEYAGTITPLGRTIGKGVHECTVEAIRNSKKRVTK from the coding sequence TTGCAAAAGCGGTTTACCCGGATGTTTTTAAATAATACGATGGGTTCTCATATCTTGCGGACAAGCATTAAAACTAAGTCTCATACTAAGGGAGCATTGCAGGAAACGAGTTTGTTTCCTGCGGCTAGCCCAAATGATGCAATATCAGTGGAAATAGGAGAACGCCATCTCCAAATGAGAGAAGGATTCATCGCCTTGAATTCTCCAATTCCATTAAGAACAATGTCTTCGGGAGTTGTCGGGGCGGGAACAGGCTGGCACAGCAGCTTTGTGAACCGGCATGTGGACAAGAGTTATGATTGCAGTGACCATCGGGAAGAAATGATTCATTATTTGAAGGAAAAGGGATTTAAGCCTGAAGGAACGGTCGGGATGATGACTGCTGTGATGCTGGAGGATGTTTGTTTTAAGCACTATCAGGAAGAAGGGTTCTCTGTATTTATCGTTGTGACGGCAGGTACCGGCAATGCGGTGGACGCCTCGAAAAGCAGCGAGTATTACTCCTATGACATGTCACCTGGAACCATCAACATTTGGCTTTTCGTCAACGGAGTACTGACGGAGGAAGCGTTCATCCAGAGTATGATGACAGCTACTGAAGCAAAGACAAAGGCGCTGCACGATCTCGAAATAAGGGACAAACTTTCTGGTACGGTGGCAACGGGTACATCTACTGACAGCATCATGGTTGCCTCGAGCCAGCAGGGACAAAAGCTGGAATACGCCGGTACGATCACTCCTCTTGGGCGGACTATTGGCAAGGGAGTCCATGAATGTACAGTAGAAGCAATCAGGAACAGCAAGAAAAGGGTGACGAAATGA
- a CDS encoding histidine phosphatase family protein, with product MDDIVAIALFRHGMTIDNERQAYLGWSDSPLVADQLLPKIQDCFEHIYTSDLGRCRETAKVLFPKKMPEVLPDLREIHFGDWEGKTYEQLKYEDSYKKWLSRPFKESPPNGESFDDFTCRVKNAWEKISRNVIEHQTQSAAVVTHGGVIRYLLTQYAPEDRDFWDWKIPYGRGYQLTWSREGLRRKERCISLQEVPLMANQSGSRSNII from the coding sequence GTGGATGACATTGTGGCTATTGCATTATTTCGCCATGGGATGACAATTGATAATGAACGTCAAGCATATCTTGGCTGGTCTGATTCACCTTTAGTGGCTGATCAGCTTCTACCTAAGATTCAGGACTGCTTTGAACATATTTATACTAGTGACCTTGGAAGGTGCAGAGAAACTGCGAAGGTTCTCTTTCCTAAAAAGATGCCCGAAGTTTTGCCTGATCTGCGAGAAATTCACTTTGGCGACTGGGAGGGCAAAACGTATGAACAACTGAAGTACGAGGACAGTTATAAAAAGTGGCTTTCACGGCCTTTCAAAGAATCCCCTCCAAATGGGGAATCTTTTGATGATTTTACCTGCCGGGTGAAGAATGCTTGGGAGAAAATCAGCCGGAATGTCATTGAACATCAAACTCAATCAGCTGCAGTGGTGACCCATGGGGGAGTGATCCGCTATTTGTTGACGCAGTATGCTCCCGAAGATAGAGATTTTTGGGATTGGAAAATTCCGTATGGCCGTGGCTATCAATTAACCTGGAGCAGAGAGGGTCTAAGGAGGAAGGAACGGTGCATTTCGTTACAGGAGGTGCCTTTAATGGCAAATCAGAGTGGGTCAAGAAGCAATATCATTTAG
- a CDS encoding DUF2515 family protein — protein MPFLLNSFADVKKDLKKKMKKKSSGHLPSLSKYDKRWIQLIKEQTRQLNQNNVSRTQAYFRFYLQHPEIHWAFLGHMVSRNVGWNMTDLKGELLTKLLSEREQNDFFAFLERGSWLIFQDVYPQFMIYELSVMSSKEMFHLLPHFQTSAFMETMWRYYWHSGDKSTLAVAMVINEQSYLEKRLIQNHHYKKVVTGTVSFKMYDFLNLNNTIFPYGIGDKREKASLAGASLRYFTSLHERIIFGKKLYSLLFQQEEMLEGVLKWAHEHPHTGSRKDYWPDLFNDVNDSFPRSLYKRKVKNCVLRKGAERLYSPALKYAWPNTPHEEAESGDWFEDLHVLDYIHDDVSLDGEILNNYCKTIETIELAVMAKEAILFREED, from the coding sequence ATGCCGTTTTTGCTGAACTCTTTCGCAGACGTGAAAAAAGATTTAAAGAAAAAGATGAAAAAGAAATCTTCCGGCCATCTGCCCAGTTTGTCAAAATATGATAAACGATGGATTCAGCTTATAAAAGAACAGACGAGACAACTTAATCAGAACAATGTATCACGGACGCAAGCGTATTTTCGGTTTTACCTTCAACACCCTGAAATACATTGGGCATTTCTCGGACATATGGTATCGCGTAACGTCGGCTGGAACATGACGGATTTAAAAGGGGAGTTGCTGACAAAACTATTGTCTGAAAGAGAACAGAACGACTTTTTTGCCTTTTTGGAACGCGGCAGCTGGCTGATTTTTCAAGATGTGTATCCTCAATTTATGATTTATGAGCTGAGTGTGATGAGCAGCAAGGAAATGTTCCATCTTCTGCCTCATTTTCAAACTTCCGCCTTCATGGAGACGATGTGGCGCTATTATTGGCACAGTGGGGATAAATCTACTTTGGCTGTTGCGATGGTCATCAATGAACAAAGCTATTTGGAAAAAAGATTGATTCAAAATCATCATTATAAAAAAGTCGTAACAGGTACGGTCAGCTTTAAAATGTATGATTTTTTGAACCTTAATAACACTATTTTTCCCTATGGTATAGGGGACAAAAGGGAGAAGGCTTCGCTTGCCGGCGCATCCTTACGGTATTTCACTTCGCTCCACGAAAGAATTATATTCGGAAAAAAATTGTACTCGCTTCTTTTTCAGCAGGAAGAGATGCTGGAAGGGGTATTGAAATGGGCTCATGAACACCCTCACACGGGCTCGCGAAAGGATTATTGGCCGGATTTGTTTAATGATGTGAATGACTCATTTCCCCGGTCCCTTTATAAGCGAAAGGTCAAAAATTGTGTGTTGAGAAAGGGTGCCGAGCGGCTATACAGTCCTGCTTTAAAATATGCGTGGCCTAATACCCCTCATGAGGAAGCAGAGAGTGGAGATTGGTTTGAGGATTTGCATGTACTGGATTATATTCATGATGATGTCAGTTTGGATGGAGAGATACTAAATAATTATTGCAAAACCATTGAAACAATTGAACTTGCGGTAATGGCGAAGGAAGCCATTCTATTCCGTGAAGAAGATTAA
- a CDS encoding cobyric acid synthase: MNGIMVLGTASDVGKSLIATAICRAYANEGVRVAPFKSQNMSNNSYVTFDGKEIGRAQGIQAEAARIEAAVSMNPILLKPRSDQIAEVILFGEVATTLSGKDYREVFYKQGLEAIRSAFEKLEQEYDMLVMEGAGSPVEINLKDRELVNMKVAEIADVPAILVADIDRGGVFASIVGTLELMTPEEKARVKGLIINKFRGDQSLFEDGIKWLESRTGIPVLGVLPYLENHMIDSEDSLSIPNSKNRAGLDIVVIKPSYISNFTDLEPFYREPDVSLRWVSSLDDIGEPDAVILPGTKSTIKDLQYFKKAGLYSWLRDYVDQGGFIAGICGGYQMLGDKLIDPFGSDTGTISAEEDGLGIIPAVTTFASVKTTARAEGKLHPSTGIELTAAGYEIHLGETQMTAACQPLLLLNEDLEEGFYGKNGRIIGTYLHHLFHNDQWRNHWLNSIRKAKGEPERSPVYVSRLKDQKYDELADHLKAHLDWNKLKEISEQWGSRHEMV; encoded by the coding sequence ATGAATGGGATCATGGTACTTGGTACAGCTTCTGATGTAGGAAAAAGTCTGATTGCCACTGCCATCTGCCGGGCCTATGCAAATGAGGGTGTCCGGGTAGCGCCGTTCAAGTCGCAAAATATGTCCAACAACTCATATGTTACCTTTGATGGAAAAGAGATTGGCAGAGCCCAGGGAATTCAGGCAGAGGCAGCAAGGATCGAGGCTGCGGTTTCGATGAATCCGATTCTGCTAAAACCAAGGTCTGATCAGATCGCCGAAGTGATTTTATTTGGGGAAGTGGCGACTACCTTATCAGGTAAGGACTACAGAGAAGTATTTTATAAACAGGGACTTGAAGCAATTCGTTCCGCTTTTGAAAAACTCGAACAGGAGTATGACATGCTTGTTATGGAGGGTGCCGGGAGCCCTGTAGAGATCAACTTGAAGGACCGTGAACTTGTCAACATGAAGGTAGCGGAAATCGCAGATGTTCCGGCTATATTGGTCGCGGATATTGACAGAGGCGGGGTGTTTGCCAGCATAGTAGGCACTTTGGAACTGATGACTCCCGAAGAAAAAGCCAGGGTAAAAGGGTTGATTATCAATAAATTCCGCGGAGACCAATCCTTGTTTGAAGATGGAATCAAGTGGCTCGAATCAAGGACGGGAATTCCCGTTCTCGGTGTCCTGCCATATTTAGAAAACCATATGATTGATAGCGAGGATTCTTTATCGATCCCAAATTCCAAGAACAGGGCCGGTCTTGATATTGTAGTGATCAAGCCGTCATATATTTCAAACTTCACTGACTTGGAGCCTTTCTATCGTGAGCCTGACGTGTCGCTTCGATGGGTCAGTTCGCTGGACGACATTGGAGAACCAGACGCCGTCATCCTTCCTGGCACAAAAAGCACAATCAAGGATCTTCAATATTTTAAAAAGGCAGGTCTTTACAGTTGGCTCCGCGATTATGTTGATCAAGGCGGCTTCATCGCCGGGATTTGCGGAGGCTATCAAATGCTTGGCGATAAGCTCATCGACCCGTTTGGGAGTGATACTGGAACAATTTCTGCCGAAGAAGATGGACTCGGGATCATTCCAGCTGTCACTACCTTTGCCAGCGTAAAAACAACTGCCAGGGCAGAAGGAAAGCTTCATCCGTCCACTGGAATTGAACTTACAGCTGCAGGGTACGAAATCCATCTAGGTGAAACTCAAATGACTGCAGCATGCCAGCCGTTATTGTTGTTAAATGAAGATTTGGAAGAAGGATTTTATGGAAAAAATGGCCGCATCATCGGTACATACCTGCACCATCTTTTTCATAATGACCAATGGAGGAACCATTGGCTTAACTCCATCCGCAAGGCGAAGGGAGAGCCAGAGAGAAGTCCTGTTTATGTCAGCAGGCTTAAGGACCAGAAGTACGATGAATTGGCCGACCATCTGAAGGCGCATCTCGACTGGAACAAGCTGAAAGAAATCTCGGAACAGTGGGGAAGCCGTCATGAAATGGTTTAA
- the cobS gene encoding adenosylcobinamide-GDP ribazoletransferase, giving the protein MKWFKGLLINLQFFSTIPIPLELPMDRKHLQSAIQTFPLLGLLQGGIYASILYAIGEWTPFSALTAAFALWLVSILFTGGIHLDGWMDSSDAYFSYRDQDKRLEIMKDPRTGAFGVLSVIVLLSARFFLLYEIVGMLHSATYLLASAIPFLSRIVMGILLVMVKPAKSEGLGAMFHHASTKKTLWVYPVYLFGLGLVLLFTGLYIGMASYLLAVLFIVLFLKKKIIEWFGGMTGDTLGASVELTEVLLWMTLWLLHYFAMG; this is encoded by the coding sequence ATGAAATGGTTTAAGGGTCTCCTAATCAATCTGCAGTTCTTCTCCACGATCCCGATTCCTTTGGAGCTTCCAATGGACCGAAAGCACCTACAAAGTGCCATCCAAACATTTCCCTTACTTGGGCTTTTGCAAGGTGGTATTTACGCCAGCATCCTTTATGCCATTGGCGAGTGGACTCCTTTTTCTGCTCTGACCGCTGCTTTTGCACTATGGCTTGTGTCGATTTTATTTACCGGTGGCATCCATCTTGACGGTTGGATGGATTCAAGTGATGCCTATTTTTCTTACCGGGATCAAGATAAACGTTTGGAAATCATGAAAGACCCAAGGACAGGGGCGTTTGGTGTCTTGTCCGTTATTGTTCTATTGAGTGCGAGGTTCTTCCTTCTCTACGAAATTGTTGGCATGTTGCACAGTGCTACTTACCTGCTAGCAAGCGCTATTCCTTTTCTCAGCAGAATAGTGATGGGGATTTTGCTCGTTATGGTGAAGCCTGCAAAAAGCGAGGGTCTCGGGGCAATGTTTCACCATGCTTCAACAAAAAAGACCTTGTGGGTTTACCCTGTTTATCTTTTTGGTTTAGGCTTGGTTCTTCTTTTTACCGGCTTATATATTGGCATGGCCAGCTATCTCCTGGCAGTCCTTTTCATAGTTCTTTTCCTTAAAAAGAAAATCATCGAATGGTTTGGAGGCATGACAGGGGATACGCTTGGAGCTAGTGTCGAGTTGACGGAGGTATTGCTGTGGATGACATTGTGGCTATTGCATTATTTCGCCATGGGATGA
- the cobD gene encoding threonine-phosphate decarboxylase CobD — MKWPTHGANPHYLYEAMNLPVPIETLDFSANINPLGPPPLLKENWGQLFESVIEYPDPHGTNLKRKIAKREGLHESQVLLGNGGAEIISLIGRLLAGKQSVIVQPAFSEYEEACKANGCQVEYHQLPANWAWTGEDLSDKLQQADALFLCNPNNPTGSYYQKSIILHLLEECRRNQCLLIVDEAFYDFLAEYESITPYINEYPNLLIIRSMTKMFAIPGLRLGYLLADPAVIRKIAPFQPHWSTNAIALKAGEWCIESESYIIETIALIQQERQRLFRFYQKRNLLVSPSRINFYLLRDPSLIDQYPFMQNLLTSGIIPRHTVNFPGLEGRWLRFAVKGPEANDKLMGAVEEWLDSRL; from the coding sequence TTGAAATGGCCTACTCATGGTGCCAATCCACACTATTTATATGAAGCAATGAATTTGCCAGTTCCGATAGAAACGCTTGATTTCAGTGCCAATATTAATCCACTGGGTCCGCCTCCTTTATTAAAAGAGAATTGGGGACAGCTCTTTGAGTCTGTCATAGAGTATCCAGACCCTCATGGAACAAATTTAAAAAGAAAGATTGCCAAAAGGGAAGGTTTGCACGAAAGCCAGGTTCTCCTTGGGAATGGCGGTGCTGAAATCATTTCACTGATTGGGCGTTTGCTTGCTGGAAAACAGTCGGTGATTGTCCAGCCCGCTTTTTCGGAATATGAAGAAGCATGCAAGGCAAATGGTTGCCAGGTGGAGTATCATCAGCTGCCGGCCAACTGGGCATGGACGGGCGAGGATTTAAGTGACAAACTCCAGCAAGCGGATGCTTTATTTCTTTGTAATCCTAATAATCCAACAGGTTCCTACTATCAAAAATCGATTATTCTTCATCTGCTGGAGGAGTGCAGAAGGAATCAATGCTTGCTGATTGTGGATGAGGCGTTTTACGACTTCCTTGCAGAATACGAATCGATCACTCCATACATAAATGAGTATCCGAATTTATTGATCATCCGTTCGATGACGAAAATGTTTGCCATACCTGGCTTGAGGCTCGGCTATTTGCTCGCAGATCCCGCTGTCATCAGAAAAATTGCACCCTTCCAGCCTCATTGGAGCACAAATGCGATTGCCCTGAAGGCAGGTGAATGGTGCATCGAAAGTGAATCATACATAATTGAAACCATTGCGCTGATACAACAGGAAAGACAACGGCTTTTCCGTTTTTATCAAAAACGGAACCTGCTTGTTTCTCCATCCAGGATTAATTTTTACCTTCTGAGGGACCCATCCCTTATTGACCAGTATCCATTCATGCAGAACCTCCTTACGAGCGGAATCATTCCAAGACATACTGTGAACTTTCCTGGGCTTGAAGGAAGATGGCTGCGATTTGCCGTCAAGGGTCCTGAAGCCAACGACAAATTGATGGGGGCGGTGGAAGAATGGCTGGACAGTCGTCTTTAA